In Desulfosudis oleivorans Hxd3, the DNA window GTGTAAAGGTGCCGGTGCTGCACGATCCATGAGACAATGGCGCTGTTAAGGGCCGTCAGCCGAAGGGCCGCGGTTTTGCCGGCCGCTTTTTCCAGGGCCGCTTCAGCGGTGTCGCCGCTTTCCTGGACCACATACTGAAACACCGCGAAAAACAGGTCGTCTTTGCTCTTAAAATATTCATACACCGTGCCCTTGCCGATGCCCGCGGCCACGGCCACCTCGGCCACCAGGGTCTTGTTGTACCCCTTTTCGGCAAACACCTCGGCCGCCGCCTGGACAATCAGCTTTTTTCGCTCTTTTCGACTGGGGCGTTTCGTCATTTAATGCCTGTTCTTAAGTTGACAGTGTGCCGCCTGCGCGGGACACAAAAAAAGCAAACTTCCGACCGACCGGCCGGTCAGTTTCTGTACTATACAGACGGAAAGCCGATGTGTCAAAAACTTTTTGCTATTTAGTGTCCATCCACAGATATAACTACTTGTAAAGAATAAAAAAAGCGCATTTTGTACTGGTATTTTTTGTCTTGCTGTAGTATATAAAAGTTATCCAAGCTTTCAATATAACTACAGAAAACAAAAAGGAGCCCAATACAAAATGCGCAAAAAATGGCAAAAACAAATGACCTTCATGCCTCAAGAAATTGATCATCCGCAAGCCAGAGAACT includes these proteins:
- a CDS encoding TetR/AcrR family transcriptional regulator, producing the protein MTKRPSRKERKKLIVQAAAEVFAEKGYNKTLVAEVAVAAGIGKGTVYEYFKSKDDLFFAVFQYVVQESGDTAEAALEKAAGKTAALRLTALNSAIVSWIVQHRHLYTLSMEFWAATVSASPEMRVRMEKEFKNIYERFRRIVGGIIQEGVAGGVFKKSINSKAIAAAVVGSWDGLGVQAWFDPEFKIEKTSRTYMELLINGMLAEN